The DNA region TTTCTTCCATTTTCTTGATTCCTGGAAGGTCGTGGATGGTGAATTCGTGGTATAAATCACGAAGGTGCGCTTTAAGATCCTCAAGGTTATCGCCTTGCGTCCAATGGTCGGGATAATCGTTCAAATACCCCAAATACTTTCCGTCTGATTCTTTCCAATAAGTGATCTGCGATTTCATGTTTTTAATGTGACTCGGGAACCAAAGAGTTCAATCGCCAAACTCTTCGTTCTTTTAGCCATTGCGGCCATCGCGAAGCGATGGACGCAATG from Verrucomicrobiota bacterium includes:
- a CDS encoding type II toxin-antitoxin system HicB family antitoxin, which codes for MKSQITYWKESDGKYLGYLNDYPDHWTQGDNLEDLKAHLRDLYHEFTIHDLPGIKKMEEIEVG